A region from the Aegilops tauschii subsp. strangulata cultivar AL8/78 chromosome 5, Aet v6.0, whole genome shotgun sequence genome encodes:
- the LOC109746938 gene encoding uncharacterized protein, with translation MLCSSSLDSGLYIHQAPPVFVQDTLHFKLCNRAEDRVVGILKYDMSTNSLSLIDMPLAWSVNANASILVAMEDDSLGFAHVDGLILNLWSRHMGSDGVASWTQRAVMDIKDILPIRNPNKRLRLIGSVEGTDIIFVTTDLGIYKINLKSLQWNKVWERKKFQAFIPYMSFYNPQGLRNDGDKKNLLEGSSAEVRAQAGEDDLESESDEDLESESEEDLESESYEDLEYESEEDLESESEED, from the exons ATGCTCTGCTCTTCATCTCTTGACTCCGGTTTGTACATCCACCAAGCGCCCCCTGTCTTCGTCCAAGACACACTTCATTTCAAGCTTTGTAACCGTGCCGAAGATCGCGTAGTAGGAATTCTCAAGTACGACATGAGCACTAATAGCTTATCGCTGATTGATATGCCGCTTGCGTGGTCTGTCAATGCCAATGCTTCTATCCTCGTGGCGATGGAGGATGACAGTTTGGGGTTTGCACATGTCGACGGGTTAATCCTCAATCTGTGGTCAAGGCACATGGGTTCTGACGGAGTCGCGTCATGGACTCAGCGTGCAGTCATGGATATCAAGGACATTCTTCCCATTCGAAATCCAAATAAAAGACTTAGGCTGATTGGATCTGTGGAAGGCACCGATATCATTTTCGTGACCACAGATCTTGGCATCTACAAGATTAATCTCAAGTCACTACAGTGGAACAAGGTATGGGAGAGAAAAAAGTTTCAAGCTTTCATCCCGTACATGAGTTTCTACAATCCACAAG GTTTGCGGAATGATGGCGATAAGAAGAATCTGCTGGAGGGATCATCAGCGGAGGTGCGAGCTCAGGCTGGGGAAGATGATCTTGAATCTGAATCGGACGAAGATCTTGAATCTGAATCTGAAGAAGATCTTGAATCTGAATCTTACGAAGATCTTGAATATGAATCTGAAGAAGATCTTGAATCTGAATCGGAAGAAGACTGA